A stretch of Spodoptera frugiperda isolate SF20-4 chromosome 6, AGI-APGP_CSIRO_Sfru_2.0, whole genome shotgun sequence DNA encodes these proteins:
- the LOC118264094 gene encoding uncharacterized protein LOC118264094 produces MRIEYLVFLCLSTLPSPISCEYVSSIVSSPGLYFDKLLDIKFTNSDWNVIAYVDISHVQPNLDKVEFLFEKLNVFCNSLTSSKIQTDCINSLSALKNRHILNVSKFSSISYLLVDEKPSRRPKRGLMDIGGTLLKTIFGTLDSDDAVKFSKAIEEVQTDEKRLAHLMKDNIHVIKSTISYFNNTISKVNENENHILRNMETIHKILETVVNSNDKLEIKSELSSLLQSLESIIMTLSFDIEDINNAILFAKLNVLHPTVLSPHQLYSELDKHRNDLPGHYELPIPLTLQNIHSLIDVSQLACFFHLNRVIIVVKIPLVLPQIYDLYRIIPLPVPYDMSKPDTYILIEPTSSYVAITADRMFYSLIADIDKCKLISDKCYVCVLTNVFSAIANPTCETTLLSDVINKLPDICVTKLIHGSIDLFHKLTFNRWIFVQSEPGKCHVACNDKDINSDVILFGTGILTLPRNCKAFYKTLQFAAVGETIIGNVTNTISNFDILQDDCCERSKLNKTLQRLPYSKLNNLDNLDSLLQASIHLKSFEEEINKIENPSHFQTYSTHYLSVSLCISLLTLLYILYKSRKFFYSTNAPCCIQIFNQCHNTKNKSVPVSQTVFHGDSVTPINKDESESVEDLRVTPTPIKRNILFSKTHDN; encoded by the exons ATGCGCATCGAGTACCTCGTGTTCCTGTGTCT ATCGACGCTGCCGTCGCCGATCTCATGCGAATACGTTTCTTCGATAGTCAGCAGTCCCGGACTTTACTTTGATAAGCTCCTAGATATTAAGTTTACTAATAGTGACTGGAATGTTATAGCATACGTAGATATAAGTCACGTACAACCTAATTTAGATAAAGTCGAATTCTTATTTGAAAAACTTAACGTATTCTGCAATTCATTAACTTCTTCTAAAATACAGACTGACTGTATTAATTCATTATCTGCTTTAAAAAATCGTCACATTCTTAACGTAAGCAAATTCTCCTCcatatcatatttattggtcGATGAAAAACCTAGTAGACGTCCTAAAAGAGGTCTCATGGACATCGGTGGCACATTGCTGAAAACCATTTTTGGTACTTTAGATTCTGATGACGCAGTGAAATTCTCAAAAGCCATAGAAGAAGTACAGACGGATGAAAAACGTCTTGCTCATCTCATGAAAGACAATATCCACGTGATAAAATCAACTATTTCATACTTCAACAACACCATATCTAAAGTAAATGAAAACGAAAACCATATATTACGGAACATGGAAACAATCcacaaaatattagaaacgGTAGTGAATAGTAAcgataaattagaaattaaatctGAGTTAAGTTCTTTACTACAATCATTAGAGTCCATTATAATGACATTGTCTTTCGATATAGAAGATATTAATAATGCAATTCTTTTCGCGAAACTCAACGTTTTGCATCCTACTGTACTGAGTCCACACCAATTGTATAGTGAATTAGATAAGCATAGGAATGACCTTCCTGGCCATTATGAACTTCCTATACCTTTAACGTTGCAGAATATACACAGTCTAATCGATGTTTCGCAACTTGCGTGTTTCTTTCATTTAAATAGAGTTATTATTGTTGTCAAGATCCCTCTAGTATTACCGCAAATCTACGACCTATATAGGATAATTCCCTTACCTGTCCCATACGATATGTCGAAACCCGATACCTACATTCTTATCGAGCCAACTAGCTCATATGTAGCGATTACAGCTGATCGAATGTTTTATTCACTCATAGCAGACATAGACAAGTGCAAGTTAATAAGTGATAAGTGTTATGTGTGCGTGTTAACTAATGTGTTTTCAGCGATCGCCAATCCTACGTGTGAAACAACTCTCTTAAGTGACGTAATTAACAAACTTCCTGACATATGTGTAACGAAACTTATTCACGGTTCAATCGATCTATTTCATAAGTTAACTTTTAACCGTTGGATTTTTGTACAATCTGAACCTGGCAAGTGTCACGTAGCTTGTAATGATAAGGATATAAATTccgatgttattttgtttggtaCTGGTATCTTGACCTTGCCCAGGAATTGTAAAGCTTTTTACAAAACGCTGCAATTTGCCGCTGTTGGCGAAACAATTATCGGGAATGTTACTAATACTATATCCAATTTCGACATCTTACAAGATGACTGTTGTGAGCGTTCTAAGTTGAATAAAACTTTACAGCGATTACCTTactcaaaactaaataacttaGACAACCTTGATTCTCTACTACAGGCCAGTATCCATTTGAAATCTTTTGAAGAAgagattaataaaatagaaaatccaTCTCATTTTCAAACTTATAGCACTCACTATCTGTCTGTAAGCCTGTGCATCTCTCTGCtaactttattatatattttatataaaagccGAAAGTTCTTCTACTCAACTAACGCCCCATGTTGcattcaaatatttaatcaatgtcataatactaaaaataaatcggtTCCCGTTTCTCAAACTGTATTTCATGGTGACTCAGTAACACCAATCAATAAGGACGAGTCAGAATCTGTAGAAGATTTACGGGTAACACCAACCCCTATTAAgagaaacattttgtttagcaaaACTCACGATAACTAA
- the LOC126910757 gene encoding uncharacterized protein LOC126910757, which translates to MTDVKELRKKRSSYKGRLTVFSTFLNKIQDSTVSPSQVMELQLRVNKLEDLYNEFNEIQLQLECMCDIDAEALERTSIESQYYELVAQAKVMLNKYSKSEQEEIKSTTSSKRQFIKLPTIQLPKFSGSYNSWLEFRDTFTSLIHGSDDIDEINKFHYLRSSLTESAAIVIQSIEFSAQNYNMAWELLCERFDNERLLIENHVTALFNVESITKESSTALKSIVDNVNKNIRALKTLGEPVDSWDTLLIYIIRQKLDTKTFREWEEYKGRIDKSKRITFDQFIEFMRNRAELIETLEKSRHSTNTHTNTKQNTKIKSFVTTENISSSLSRSCPKCKSDHNLNSCPQFLSLSVNDRMSLLPGYKLCYNCLRHGHYPSNCKKSGCKICKRKHHTLIHNSDYKPASSKSPGTTDKASAESSSSADTNNNNHVALSANISAQSHTSSTGNILLSTALIRCYDVNNEEDIARALLDSGSSACLMTENLFNKLQLPYLNTNKSIQGINNSLSHIKKMCRVHIKSLHESYSNDLTCFVLPTITDNVPARQVHVNIPSNIHLADPYFHTPASIDIIIGADVFWSLLGSDKVLLGDGKPTLYQTRLGWLVCGPINGGYDNNSINCNYVNDCCESSSSSSSNELTDIRNQLTRFWQLEEVGRDASTYSAEEQMCEEHFIKNTTRLSDGRFCVKIPLKASTDSLGDSYHRAKRCFLSLERRNLKQPSLDKMYKDFMTEYIHLGHMSECHINENLQSYFIPHHGILRESSITTKLRVVFNASAPTTSGISLNAIQMVGPTVQDDLTAILLRFRMHKYVLSADVEKMYRQVSVHPSDRHLQQIIWRDNFDNTFETYQLNTVTYGTASAPFLATRCIKQIGLECQDKKAAEAILHDFYVDDLLTGTDVFEEAQMLRHKVTDALASACMPLRKWKSNEPSLISESTDESYFEFHQPGDTCSKTLGLSWRTDTDDLLFPIKVPDCTVNTKRGMLAVIAQIYDPLGLLAPCVVSMKMLLQKLWLDKLEWDDHLSPDIAAIWANTIKNLPCIHNLRVARRVVCDAYRQFDFHIFTDASEQAYGACLYVRSINEQGDVDVRLFTAKSRIAPIKPLTIPRLELCAAVLGVRLYQKVVSHLHIQPSSVVFWTDSMIVLGWLKMLPIKLNTFVRNRVAEVLEISGTCGWRHVSTHDNPADLITRGVEPTAMQSLDLWWFGPCFLKCDSSTWPPISINTQNLPELKPNNILVNLAQENHATGDSVKGVIEFNRFSNFSRLHRSICYVLRFINLCKRCSSINTSYFTAQELQDALNFIIIQSQKESFPEYNLLLNNKQLPHKNRLLNLNVFLDNNKIIRIGGRLHNSEYSYTKKHPILIQSTHHFAKLLFQFEHIRLMHAGPQLLLSTIRETYWPLGGRNLARACCRQCVRCQRVKPRTIAPQMGNLPLSRLSPADYPFQNVGVDYAGPIASASRQGRGCRLVKVYIVLFVCFTTKAIHLELVGDLTSNNYLQALRRFMSRRGKPLNIYSDNGTAFVGACNEIAEFLKRNCDSISDSAAQDGITFHFIPAYAPHFGGLWEAGVKSTKYHLLRVLGNCNLTYEELNSILIQIEGILNSRPLTPLSSNPEDLLPLTPGHFLIGRPLTSLPVKDLRDHSTSHLTRHQRLEQLRQHFWTRWSKEYVSELQQRVKWRTGNHSLNLDTLVVIKEDNQPPMKWKLGRVVALHPGTDGISRVADIRTATGTVRRAFSKICPLLETSC; encoded by the coding sequence ATGACTGACGTTAAAGAACTTAGAAAAAAGCGAAGCAGCTATAAAGGAAGATTAACTGTATTTTcaacgtttttaaacaaaatacaagaTTCCACAGTAAGTCCGTCTCAGGTAATGGAGTTGCAATTGCGTGTCAATAAATTAGAAGATTTATACAACGAATTTAACGAAATTCAATTACAGCTAGAATGTATGTGTGACATTGACGCGGAGGCACTTGAACGAACCTCAATCGAATCTCAATATTATGAGTTAGTGGCTCAAGCTAAAgtcatgttaaataaatattcaaaatctgAACAAGAGGAAATAAAATCAACCACTAGTAGTAAGCGTCAATTCATCAAGTTGCCCACCATACAATTACCGAAATTTTCAGGTTCCTATAACAGTTGGCTTGAATTTCGCGATACCTTCACTAGTCTCATTCACGGCAGTGACGACATAGACGAGATAAATAAATTCCATTATTTGAGATCATCGCTGACAGAATCTGCTGCTATCGTCATACAATCAATCGAGTTTTCTGCTCAAAACTACAACATGGCATGGGAACTTCTTTGTGAGCGATTCGATAATGAAAGATTATTGATTGAGAATCACGTTACCGCGTTATTTAATGTCGAATCAATCACTAAGGAGTCCTCAACTGCATTAAAGAGCATCGTAGACAATGTCAACAAAAATATCAGAGCGTTAAAAACATTGGGTGAACCTGTTGATAGTTGGGAcacattacttatttacataatcaGACAAAAACTAGACACTAAAACATTCCGAGAGTGGGAGGAATATAAAGGGCGTATTGATAAATCGAAACGAATCACTTTTGATCAGTTCATTGAGTTTATGCGTAATCGCGCTGAGTTAATAGAAACACTGGAAAAATCACGTCACTCcacaaatacacacacaaacacaaaacaaaacactaaaattaaatcCTTTGTAACGACAGAAAACATTAGTAGTTCATTGTCACGTAGTTGTCCAAAATGTAAAAGCGATCACAATCTCAATTCATGCCCACAGTTTTTATCACTAAGTGTCAACGATAGAATGTCCTTACTGCCTGGCTATAAGCTATGCTATAATTGTTTGCGTCACGGTCATTATCCCAGCAATTGCAAGAAATCAGGGTGCAAAATATGTAAACGCAAGCACCACACGCTTATTCATAACTCAGATTATAAACCTGCTTCAAGTAAATCACCTGGGACTACTGATAAGGCTAGCGCTGAGTCATCCTCCAGTGCtgacacaaacaataataatcacGTTGCGCTCTCAGCTAATATCTCCGCACAATCGCATACGAGCAGCACAGGTAACATTTTATTGTCAACTGCATTAATTAGGTGCTACGATGTTAATAATGAGGAAGACATCGCTCGAGCGCTCCTTGATTCTGGTAGTTCGGCTTGTTTAATGACggagaatttatttaataagttacaGCTGCCTTACTTGAATACAAACAAATCTATACAAGGTATTAACAATTCTCTGTcgcatattaaaaaaatgtgtcgaGTACACATTAAATCGTTGCACGAATCATACTCAAACGACTTAACTTGTTTTGTCTTACCCACAATTACAGATAACGTTCCCGCTCGACAGGTACACGTAAACATACCCTCAAATATTCATTTAGCTGATCCGTATTTCCACACACCGGCttctattgatattattataggaGCTGACGTATTCTGGAGTTTATTAGGATCAGATAAAGTTTTATTAGGTGATGGGAAACCAACACTTTATCAAACTAGACTAGGTTGGCTAGTTTGTGGCCCAATTAACGGCGGCTAtgataataattcaattaactgtaattatgttaatgattGTTGCGAAAGTTCTTCGTCTTCCAGTTCGAATGAGTTAACTGACATCCGAAACCAATTGACGCGTTTCTGGCAGCTTGAGGAAGTTGGCCGTGATGCATCAACTTATTCAGCTGAGGAGCAAATGTGTGAAGAACACTTTATAAAAAACACGACGCGCCTGTCAGATGGCCGTTTTTGCGTTAAAATACCGCTGAAGGCATCTACGGATAGTTTAGGCGACTCATATCATCGTGCAAAACGATGTTTTCTGTCATTAGAGCGCAGAAATCTCAAACAACCTTCACTCGATAAAATGTACAAAGACTTCATGACTGAGTATATTCATTTAGGTCATATGTCAGAGTGTCACATTAATGAAAATTTACAGTCATATTTCATTCCTCATCACGGAATCCTGCGCGAAAGTAGTATCACAACCAAATTACGCGTTGTATTTAATGCTAGTGCACCCACTACCTCTGGAATCTCTTTAAATGCAATCCAAATGGTGGGACCCACCGTTCAGGACGATTTGACTGCAATCCTTCTTAGATTTCGAATGCATAAGTACGTCCTTTCTGCTGATGTTGAGAAAATGTACAGGCAGGTGTCTGTACATCCTTCAGATAGGCACCTGCAGCAAATCATTTGGCGTGATAATTTTGAtaacacttttgaaacgtacCAATTAAATACGGTGACGTACGGCACAGCTAGTGCACCGTTTCTCGCAACTAGGTGTATCAAACAAATCGGTCTTGAATGCCAGGATAAAAAAGCCGCGGAAGCCATTCTTCATGATTTTTATGTAGATGATCTTCTGACAGGTACTGACGTGTTTGAGGAAGCTCAAATGTTGCGACATAAGGTGACCGATGCTCTTGCGTCTGCTTGCATGCCATTACGGAAGTGGAAATCGAACGAGCCCTCTTTAATCTCAGAATCAACTGACGAGTCTTATTTCGAGTTCCACCAGCCGGGCGACACCTGCAGTAAAACACTAGGACTTAGTTGGCGAACTGACACAGATGATCTCCTTTTTCCTATAAAGGTTCCTGACTGCACGGTAAATACTAAGCGTGGCATGTTGGCAGTAATAGCACAAATTTATGATCCTTTAGGGTTGTTAGCACCGTGTGTCGTGAGCATGAAGATGTTGCTTCAAAAATTATGGCTAGACAAATTAGAATGGGACGATCACTTATCACCTGACATTGCAGCAATATGGGcaaacacaattaaaaacttACCGTGTATTCACAATTTGCGGGTAGCACGTCGGGTGGTCTGTGACGCATACAGACAATTTGACTTTCACATTTTTACCGACGCTTCGGAGCAAGCATACGGAGCTTGTTTGTATGTTCGCAGTATTAATGAGCAGGGTGATGTCGATGTGCGATTATTTACAGCCAAAAGTCGCATCGCTCCTATTAAACCGTTGACTATACCGCGATTGGAGCTCTGTGCTGCTGTGCTTGGTGTACGTTTATACCAAAAGGTTGTTAGTCACCTTCACATTCAACCGTCTAGTGTTGTGTTTTGGACTGACTCCATGATAGTGTTGGGTTGGCTTAAAATGTTGcctataaaattaaacactttTGTTCGCAACCGTGTTGCCGAAGTTTTAGAAATATCCGGTACGTGTGGTTGGAGACATGTATCGACCCACGACAATCCAGCCGATTTGATAACACGCGGGGTAGAACCGACCGCTATGCAATCACTGGACTTGTGGTGGTTCGGCCCATGTTTCTTAAAATGTGACAGTTCTACATGGCCACCCATTTCTATAAATACTCAAAATCTTCCAGAACTCAAACCTAATAATATCTTAGTTAATTTAGCTCAAGAAAATCATGCTACTGGAGATTCAGTTAAAGGAGTAATCGAATTCAACCGATTTTCCAATTTTAGTCGATTACATCGTtctatttgttatgttttacgTTTTATCAATCTTTGTAAACGCTGTTCCTCAATAAATACATCCTATTTTACTGCTCAGGAATTACAAGATGCattgaactttattattattcaatcacAAAAGGAGTCTTTtccagaatataatttattactaaataataaacagttACCTCATAAGAAtagattattaaatttaaatgtatttctagataataacaaaattattcgtaTAGGAGGTCGTTTACACAATTCAGAATATTCTTACACAAAGAAACACCCAATTTTGATACAGTCCACTCATCATTTTGctaaacttttatttcaatttgagcATATTAGATTAATGCATGCAGGTCCTCAATTATTATTAAGCACAATACGAGAGACCTACTGGCCCCTTGGTGGTCGCAACTTAGCGAGAGCCTGTTGTCGTCAGTGTGTTCGGTGCCAGCGAGTAAAGCCTCGCACAATTGCTCCTCAGATGGGTAATCTCCCACTCAGCAGACTCTCACCAGCTGACTATCCCTTCCAAAACGTAGGCGTTGACTACGCAGGCCCTATTGCCTCGGCTAGTCGTCAAGGTCGTGGTTGTAGATTGGTGAAGGTATATATAGTACTTTTCGTATGCTTCACAACAAAGGCCATTCATTTAGAGTTGGTGGGTGACTTGACGAGCAACAATTATTTACAAGCTTTACGCAGGTTTATGTCTCGGAGAGGAAAACCTCTCAATATTTATTCCGATAATGGAACTGCTTTCGTAGGAGCATGTAATGAAATTGCTGAGTTTTTGAAGCGCAATTGTGACTCCATTTCTGATAGTGCAGCTCAGGATGGTATAACCTTCCATTTTATACCTGCTTACGCTCCGCATTTTGGTGGTCTTTGGGAGGCGGGTGTCAAGTCGACCAAGTATCATTTACTCCGAGTGTTGGGCAATTGTAATTTAACTTACGAGGAGCTTAACTCCATCCTGATTCAAATTGAGGGCATTTTAAACTCTCGACCGCTCACACCACTTTCGTCGAATCCTGAGGATCTATTACCTCTCACTCCTGGTCACTTTTTAATCGGACGGCCTCTCACCTCTCTTCCTGTCAAGGATTTACGGGATCACTCCACCTCTCACTTGACGCGCCATCAACGCCTTGAGCAATTGCGGCAGCATTTTTGGACGAGATGGAGCAAGGAGTACGTCTCAGAGCTGCAGCAGCGCGTGAAGTGGCGGACCGGCAACCACAGCCTGAACCTGGACACCCTCGTGGTTATAAAAGAGGATAACCAGCCACCCATGAAGTGGAAGCTGGGTCGCGTTGTTGCTCTTCATCCTGGCACAGACGGTATAAGCAGAGTAGCCGATATCCGGACTGCAACTGGCACTGTTAGACGGGCATTCTCCAAGATTTGTCCCTTATTGGAAACTAGCTGTTGA